The genome window CACCATCACCATGTTCCGGCCGTCGAGGCGCGCCTCGGACTCGACGCGACCGATCCCCTGGACGTACTCGGCGATGCGGTCGAGGATCCGCTTGCCGAGCTCGGGGTGGTACACCTCGCGCCCACGGAACATGATCGTGACCTTCACCTTGTGGCCCTCGGCGAGGAAGCGGCTCACCTGGCGTGTCTTCGTCTCGAAGTCGCCCGGGCCGATCTTCGGCCGGTACTTCATCTCCTTGATGCCGACGCTGCTCGCCTTGCGGCGGGACTCCTTCGCACGCTGCGCCTCGTCGAACTTGAACTTGCCGTAGTCCATGATCCGGCACACCGGCGGGGTCGCCATCGGCGCCACCTCGACGAGGTCGAGGTCCATCTGGCGGGCGATGGCGATCGCCTCAGGAAGCAGCTTGATCCCGAGCTGCTGGCCGTCGGGGTCGACGAGGCGAACCTCACGGGCCCGGATGCGTTCGTTCATCCGCGGCTCGTTGGTGACAGGGGCAGTGGAGATCGGGCATCACTCCTCTCGGTGGGAACCGCGGCGACGGCGACGCCGGCACCGCGGGGGAGGCGTTGCCCGCCGGCTCGACCACCGAGGACCTGGAGCACGCGCCGCCGCGGTGGCCAGGTGGGAGTCGCCAACACGTGTGCGGCCCCGCTTCCCGCTCGCTTTTGTGCCTAGGGTAGCAGCATGAGCAGCCTGTGGACACCCGGTGGGGAGCACCGTATCCCCTCCCAGCAGGCCGTCCCGCCCGAGCACGCCTCCTCGCCGGCGGGCGACCGCGGCGAGCAGGTCCCCGGGGCCGAGGCGCGCGCCGAGCTCGCCGAGCTCGAGCGCCAGCTCCTCGCCGCCGCACCCGAGGACGTCATCGCCAACCACTGCTACGGGATCTTCCAGCTCGCCGCCCTCTACCTCGCGCAGCGCCCGCCTCGCCTCGACTCGGCCCGGCTCGCCATCGACGCCCTCGGCTGCCTCGTCAACGGCCTCGGCGAGCGCCTCGGCGCCGCGGCCCCGACGCTCGCCGAGAGCGTCACGCAGATCCAGCTCGCCTTCGTCGAGCTGGCGCGCGCGCACGAGCGCGCCGACGGCGGGCAAGGCGGCGGGCAGTAGGCGGCCGCCGCAGCCCGCCTGGTCGCGGGCGGCCGGGCCGTCCTCGCCGCCCGACGCGGGCTCCGTCGGCCGCGCAGGCGCCGGTGCGCGCCCCGGCCCTCGCGCCGCGACGCGGCGGCGGCGCTCGGTTCCACGCCACGCGTCCGGCGCCGGCGCGATCAGGGCCGGAGCAGCACCTTGATCGCGCGCCGCTCGTCCATCGCGCGGTAGCCGTCGGCCGCCCGCTCGAGCGGGAGCTCCAGGTCGAAGACCTTGCCGGGCTCGAGCGAGCGGTCGTAGATGCGCTGGATGAGCTCGGGCAGCAAGCGCCGGACAGGCGCCGGGCCTCCGTGGAGGTGGACGGCCGAGGAGAACAGCTGTGCCCCGCTCAGCGAGACGCCGTGCGGGACGCCGACGAAGCCGACGTGCCCGCCGGCGCGAACCGCCCCGATCGCCTGGCGCATGGCCTCCTGGGTGCCCACGGCCTCGATGACGCTGTGGGCCCCGTAGCCGCCGGTGAGGTCCCGCACCCTGGCGACACCCTCGTCGCCCCGCGCCTCGACGACGTCGGTCGCGCCGAACTCGAGCGCGAGTCGCTGGCGCCGCTCGTGCCGGCTCATGGCGATGATCCGCTCCGCCCCCAGGCAGCGCGCGGCGAGGACGGCGAGCAGCCCGACGGCGCCGTCCCCGACGACGGCGACGACCTTGCCCGGCGCGACCTCGGCGGCCAGCGCGCCGAACCACGCCGTGCCGAGCACGTCGGAGGCCGCGAGCAGCGACGGGACGAGCTCGGCGTCGGGCGGTCCCGGGGTGGCCACGAGCGTCCCGTCGGCCATCGGCACCCGCGCCAGGGTGGCCTGCGTGCCCTCGGCCGCCATCAGGTAGGAGCGCCGGCAGCGCGACTGGTAGCCGGCCCGGCAGATCTCGCAGGTGTTGTCCGAGGCGAAGAACGACCCGACGACGAAGTCGCCGACACGCACGGTCTCGACGTCCCGGCCCACCTCCTCCACGACGCCGGCGTACTCGTGCCCCATCGGCATCGGGTCCACCACCTCGTCGGCGCCCCGCCACGGCCACAGGTCCGAGCCGCAGATGCAGGTGGCCGGCAGGCTGATGATCGCGTCGGTCGGCTCGAGGATCCTCGGATCGGGCCGCTCGACGACCTCCACCTCGCCCGGCGCATGCATCACGACGCCACGCACCTCGCTCCTCCTCCCTTCGGCCCACCCTCGTGCCCCGCCCCCTCGGGCTGGCGCGTCGCGCTCTGCGCCGGCGACGGCGCCCGCGGGCGCAGCGGGGCGACCGGCTCGCGCCGAGCGAGCACCTCGCCCTCGCCGGTCACCGGGCCGCGAGGGCCGCCTGCGCGGCCGCTCGCTCGGCGAAGGGCTCGATCTCGCTGATCCGCCCCTCGCGCACCCGGCAGAGGTGGAAGACGTCCCGGTCCGGACGGCCCGCCCCCGGCGGCCAGCGCACGCGCAGCTCGAGGAGGATCCCGCCCGGCCCGGTCCGAACCCCGACCACCTCGCCCGACGCACCGCTGTCGATCGCGCGCCGGAACGTGGCGACGACCTCCTCCCGGCTGCGGCACGGATGCGCCGCCTCGTCGTCGCCCCAGCGCGCGTCGTCGGCGAGGAGCGCACCGAAGCGCCCGAGGTCGTGGGACACGAGGGCGTCGCGCAGGCGCGCGGCCAGGACCTCGAGGGTGTCGCTCGCCACGCCCTCACGCTAGCGGACACCGCCCGCCCCGGACTCGGCCGCCGGGAGCGGGCCTGCCGAGGCGGGGGGCGGCCCGACCGGCACGAGGGCGCGCGCCTCGATCCGCCCGCGCGCTCGCGCGCCGAGCTGGAAGACGACCCGCGTCCTCGCCGCGACCTGGCGAGAGCCGTCGGCGATCTCCGTGCAGTGGAAGGGGAAGGAGGCGCCCGAGGCCTCCTCCCGCACCACGCCGAGCCCGCGCTCGGGGTCGAAGCACTCGACGGTGCCGACGCGGCCGAGGCCGAGGGCGCCAGGTGGCGGTCCGGCGGGGAGCGTCAATGGACGATCTTGAGCAGCGGCAGCTCGAGGATGTCGGTCGCCCCGCGGTCCTTGAGCGCCGGGATGAGGGTGTTGATGGAGGACTTCGCGACGACGGCCTCGAGGGCGTAGCCGCGCGACCCGAACAGCTCGGAGACCGTGGGAGCCTTCATCGCCGGGAGCACGGCGATGACCGACTCGAGCTGCTCGGCGGCGACGTTCAGCTTGACGAGCACCTTCGCGCGCGCCTCGAGGGCCCCGCTGAGCAGGGTGTGCAGCTGGCCCATGGCGTGCATCTTCGCCGGGTCGGCGGCGGACGCGGGGTTGGCGATGAGCTCCGTGTAGGACTCGAGGATGGTCGCCACCACCCGTAGCCCCGCGGCGCGCAGCGCCCGGCCCGTCTCCGTGATCTCGACGACGGCGTCGGCGATCTCGGGGACCTTGGCCTCCGTGGCACCGTAGGAGAGGGCGATGTCCGCCTTCACCCCGTGCTCGGCGAGGTAGCGGGCGGTGAGCCGAGGGTACTCGGTGGCCACCCGCGCCCCCTCGGGCAGGTCGCCGACGGCGTGCACCGGCGACGTCTCGCCGACGGCGAGCACGACGCGGATCGGGCGGCTCGTGTTCTTCGAGTACGCCAGCCGGCCGAGCGAGACGACCTCTGCCCCGGTCTCCTCGATCCAGTCGCGCCCGGTGATGCCGAGGTCGAAGAGCCCCTCCGCCACGTACAGCGGGATCTCCTGGGGCCGCAGGATGCGCACCTCCTCGACGCGCGGGTCGTCGATCGAGCCCCGGTAGTCGACCTCCGACCCTCGCTGGACGGCGAGGTCGGCCGCGGCGAACAGGTCGAGGGTGGCCCGCTCGAGCGAGCCCTTGGGGAGGACGAGGCGGAGCACCGCTCTAGCGTGCCCGGAACTGCTCCCCCGCCGCCAGCTAGCGGGCGGCGGGCGGCCGGCCCGCGACGGGCCCGAGCGCCCCCGCCGCCGCCGCGCCGATCGCCGCCACCGCCTCGGCGGGCCGTCCGTCGCGGAAGACGGCGCTCCCCGCGACGAGGACGCGGGCGCCGGCCCTCGCGGCGAGCGCGGCGGTGCGCTCGTCGATCCCGCCGTCGACCTCCAGGACGACGGGCAGGCCGCGCCGGTCGATCGCGGCGCGTGCCTCGGCCACCTTGGCGAGCACCTCGGCCATGAAGGGCTGGCCGCCGAAGCCGGGGAAGACCGTCATGACGAGGAGCAGGTCGATGCGCTCGAGGTACGGCTCGACCGCGGCGAAGGGCGTGTCCGGATTGCACGCCAGCCCGACGCGAAGCCCGAGCCGGCGGGCGCTCGCCGCGAGCTCGGCCGTGTCGCCCACCTCGACGTGCACGGTGACGAGATCGGCGCCCGCGTCGCGGAACGCCTCGAGGTACTCGCCCGGGTTCGTCATCATGAGGTGGCAGTCGAAGAAGGCGCCGCTGTGCCGGCGCAGCGACGCCACGACGGGCGGGCCAATCGTGAGATTCGGCACGAAGTGGCCGTCCATCACGTCGAGGTGGAGCCAGTCCGTCGCCGGCGCGACGGCGCGCATCGCCTCGGCGAGCCGCCCGAAGTCGGCAGACAGCAACGACGGGGCGACGCGGATCTCCCCGGACTCGAGCACGGCGCGCACGCTAGCGGGGACGGCCGCCGCAGCGTCCCCTCCCCTACCGAGGCGTGTCCTCGGGCCGAGGCGCGCGCCGCGCGCGAAGTCCTCGAACGGCTGCGGCCGCCGGCCCTCGAGCTGGACCTCGAGGAGCTCGAGCAGCCCCTCGCCGGTCACGACCGCGCTCCCGAGCAGGGTCCCGGGCTCGCCCCCGGGCGACGGCGCGGCCTGCGCACGCGCCCGCCGGACGAGGAGCCGCCGACCGTCGAGCGTCGTCCAGGCGCGCCCGACGCGCACGAGCCGGGCGCACTCGAGCGCGGGTCGCGTGAAGTCGAGCTCGAGCTCCTCGGGCCGCAGCTTGCGGGCGTAGGTCGGCTCGCCCTGCTGGGGGTGCGGGGTGCCGAGGCGCGCGATCCCCGGGGCGAGCAGCTCGACGAGGAGGGACGCGCCGAGCTCGGCGAGGCGGCCGGTGAGCTCCTCGGCCGTCTCCTCGGGGCCGATCGCGACGGCGCGCTGGGCGTAGAGGGGGCCAGCGTCGAGCTCTGGCGTGACGCGCATGATCGAGACGCCGGTCTCCACGTCGCCGGCGAGGATCGCCCGCTCCACGGGCGCCGCGCCCCGCCAGCGCGGCAGGAGGGAGAAGTGGACGTTCAGCATCGGGAGCGCCTCGAGCACCTCGGCGCGGATGAGCTGGCCGAAGGCGACGACGACGCCGAGCTCGGCGCCGGCGCCGGCCACGTCGGCGACCTCCTCGCTCACCGGGATGCCGAGCTCGAGGGCGGCGGCCTTCACCGGGCTCGGCGCCGGCGCGCCGCGGCGGCTGCGACGCCGATCCGGCCCGGTCACGGCGAGGACCACGTCGTGGCCGGCCGCGGCGAGCGCCCGCAGCACCGTCGCGGCGGCGAGCGGTGCGCCGAGGAAGGCGAGGCGAGCCAGGTGGCTCCTAGGACCCGGCGCTCGCGGCCAGCGCGCCGCTGGCGGCGAGGGCTCGCTGGCGCAGGATCGCCCGAGCCTGCCGGCGCTGGTCCGGGTCGAGCCGCTCGACGACGAGCACCCCGTCGAGGTGGTCCACCTCGTGCTGGAAGCAGCGGGCCAGCAGCTCGTCGGCCTCGATGTCGAGTGGCTCGCCGTCGAGGCCGACGCCACGCAGGTGCACCTCCTTCGGGCGCACGACCGGCCAGGACAGGCCGGGGATCGACAGGCAGCCCTCCTCGTAGGTCCACTCGCCGCGGGCCTCGACGATCTCGGGGTTGATGACCGCGGCGGGCCCGCTGCCCACGTCGTAGACGAACAGGCGGCGCTGCACGCCGACCTGGGGCGCGGCGAGGCCCACGCCCGGCGCCGCGTGCATCGTCTCGATCATGTCCTCGACGAGACGCACGAGCGAGCCGTCGATCGCAGCGACCTCCACCGCTCGCTCGCGCAGCACCGGGTCGCCGTACTGGCGGATTGGGTAGGTGGCCACGCCCAGAGCTTACCGAGGCTGCTCGGCGCTGCCGGACAGCTGCCGGCCCGGCACGGCACCCTCGACGACCGACGCGAAGCGCAGGGCGACCTCGCCGGCGCCGACGAGGTCGCCGGGCGCCGAGCCGTCCCCGTCGGGCACGACCTCGATGCGCGCCGGCGCGTGACGCGCCTCGGGTGCCTCGACGCGGGCGAGCACGGGCACGCCGGCGTCACCAGGCGGGCCGAGCGTCCCGGCGTAGAGCCCGCTCGGCGGGGTGAGCAGCTCGGGGTCGAGCGCCAGGCGCACGCTGCGCCCGTCTCGCTCGAGGCGGCCGCGCACCTCGTGCGGCCGGGCGAGCAGCCGCGCCGCGGCGTCGAGGTCCGCTGCGGCGACGAGGTGCCGGATGCGCGTCGACGAGACGACCTCGTGACGCTCGTCGTCGACCACGAGCGGCATGGCGCGGGCACGGAAGCCGAGCTCGACGCCCATCTCCTCGAGGAGCGCGACGTCGCCCTGCTGGCGGTGCCCGAAGCGGAAGTTCTCCCCGACCAGCACCTCGGCCGCGCCGAGCTGACCGACGAGGACGGTGCGGACGAAGTCCTCGGCCGGCTCGGCCGCCCGCCTCGCGTCGAACGTCAAGATCACGACCTCGTCGACGCCGGTGGCGACGAGCAGCTCGAGCTTGTGCGCCGCCCCGGTGAGCAGGCGGGGCGCGCGCTCGGGCCGGACCACCGAGGCGGCGTGGCGGTCGAAGGTGAGCACGACCGACTCGAGGCCGCGCGACGCCGCCTCGCGGCGCAGCTCCTCGACGACCCGACGGTGCCCGATGTGCACGCCGTCGAAGTTCCCGATGCTCACGACCGTCGAACGCGGCTGGCGGCGGATCCCGTCGGTCACGTCCATGGCCGCCCGAGACTACCCGCGCCGGCCGCAGGACCGGCCGGCCCCGCCAGGACGACGGCCGGCTTGGCGCGGTCGCGCCCGAGGCGCTCGTAGACGGCGAGGAGCCCCCCCTCGGGGCCGTAGAGCGCCCAGGGGCCGTCCCCCACGGCCTTGAGGGCGCGCCGCTCGAGGACGCGCCCGTGGCGGAGCGCGCCGGCCACGTCGTCGTCGACGGCGAGGGCCGGGAGGTGGGCGACGAGGGCGGACGGCGGCTCCAGGTGGGCGGCCGAGAGGTCCTCGAGGGCGACGGCGCCCTCGAGGGTGAAGCGGCCGACGGCGACGCGCCGCAGGCAGCGGAGGTGGGCCCCACCCCCGAGCGACGCGCCGAGGTCCGCGACGAGGGAGCGCACGTAGGTACCCGACGAGCAGGTGACCTCGAAGGCGTAGACGCCCGGCTCGTCTGCCGCTGCCACGGCGAAGCGGGCGACGTGCACGCGGCGGGGCTGGCGCTCCACCTCGATGCCGGCACGGGCGAGGGAGTAGAGGCGCCGCCCGCCCACCTTGAGCGCCGACACCATCGGGGGCACCTGGAGGAGCTGGCCCGTGAGGCGCGCCGCCGCCTCGGCGACCTCGGCCGGCGTGACGCCGGCCATGTCGTAGGTGGCGACGACCTCGCCGGTCGCGTCGAGCGTCGAGGTCGCGACGCCGAGGACGAGCTCGCCGGTGTAGGACTTCTCGAGCGCACTGGCGAAGCGCAAGAGGCGCGTCGCGCGCCCCACGCCGACGACGAGCACCCCCGTCGCGCCCGGGTCGAGGGTGCCGGCGTGCCCGGCGCGCCGGCACCCGAGCCGGCTGCGCGCACGCGCCACGACGTCGTGCGACGTCCACCCCCCGGGCTTGTCGACGACGACGACGCCGTCGGGGTCGGCCGCGCCGGCGCGCCGGTGCGCCACTACCCGCCCGCCTCGCGCCGGTGCACGCGGCGCAGCGCGGCGTCGACGCGCTCGCCGGCGACGATCGCCGGGTCGACCCTGAACTCGAGCACGGGCACGCGCCGCAGGCGCAGCTGCCGGCCGATCGCCTGCTGGAGGGCGCGCCGGCACAGCGCGAGGGCCTCGGCCGACGCCGGCGGGATGGAGGCAAGGTAGACGGCGGCGTGACGCAGGTCCGGCTCGCAGGCCACGCCGGTCACGGTGAGCAGCCGGAGCCGCTCGTCGCTGTCGGCCCGCCGCTCGAGCTCCTCGGCCACGACCTCGTGCAAGAGCGCGTTCACGCGGGCAACCCGTGCGTAGGGACGCTGCGAGCCGCGTGCTGGGACATCCATCGCCGTCCGCTCTCTCTCGCGTGCCACGAGCGCCGGCGCGCTCAGGTCCTCGGAACCTCGCGCTCCTCGTAGGTCTCGATGAGGTCGCCCTGATGGAGGTCCTGGAAGTCCGAGAGGCCGACGCCGCACTCGAACCCGGCCGCCACCTCCCGCACGTCCTCCTTGAAGCGCCGCAGCGAGGCGATCGTGCCCTTCCAGATGACGACGCCGTCGCGCAGGAAGCGTACCTTCGAGCCCCGGGCGATCGTCCCGCTGCGCACGTAGCAGCCCGCCACGGCGCCGACGCGCGGCACCCGGAAGACCTCGCGGACCTCGGCCTCGCCCGTGACGACCTCCTCGTACTCGGGGGCGAGCATGCCGACCATCGCCGCCTCGATGTCCTCGATCAGCTTGTAGATGATCTCGTAGGTGCGGATCTCGACGTCGTGCGCCTCCGCGAGCTCCCGCACGCCCCGGCCGGGGCGGACGTTGAAGCCGATGATCGTCGCGTTCGAGGCCGCTGCGAGCTGCACGTCGCCCTCGGTGATCCCGCCGACGCCACGGTGGACGAAGGCGATCTTCACCTCCTCGCGCTCGAGCCGGCGCAGGCTCTCGGTGACGGCCTCGAGCGACCCCTGGACGTCCGCCTTGAGGACGAGGGTGAGCGTCGCGCTCTCGCCGCGCTGGATCTGCTCGAAGAGGTCCTCGAGGCGCGCGCCGGCGCCGGGCGCGCTCGGCGCCTGGCCGTAGCCGGCGGTGCGCGCCCGCTGGGCGCGGGCCTCGGCGATCGTCCGGGCCACCGAGAGGTCCGTCGTGACGCGCAGCTCGTCGCCGGCGGTCGGCGGGCTCGACAGGCCGAGGACCTCCACCGGCATCGACGGCACGGCCTCCTTCACCTGGTCGCCGCGGTCGTCGATGAGCGCCTTGACCCGCCCCCAGGCCGAGCCCGCCACGATCGGATCGCCGACGCGCAGCGTCCCCGAGCGCACGATGACGCTCGCCACGGGCCCCCGACCGACGTCGAGGTTCGCCTCGAGCACCGTGGCGCGGGCACGGCCCTCCGGGCTCGCCTTGAGCTCGAGAACCTCCGCGAGGGCCGCGAGGTGGTCGAGCAGGTCGTCGATGCCGATGCCCTGGAGGGCGGAGACCTCGACCGTGATCGTGTCGCCGCCCCAGGCCTCCGGGACGAGGCCCTGCTCGGAGAGCTGCTGCAGGACGCGGGTCGGATCGGCGTCCTCGCGGTCGATCTTGTTCAGCGCGACCACGATCGGCACGTCGGCGGCCCGGGCGTGGTTGATTGCCTCGATCGTCTGGGGCATGACGCCGTCGTCGGCGGCGACGACGAGGACCACGATGTCGGTCACCTGCGCCCCGCGCGCCCGCATCGCCGTGAAGGCCTCGTGGCCTGGCGTGTCGATGAAGGTGATCACGTGGCCGTCGCGCTCGACCTGGTAGGCGCCGATGTGCTGGGTGATCCCTCCCGCCTCGCCGGCCGCGACGTTCGTCTGCCGGATGCGGTCGAGCAGCAGGGTCTTGCCGTGGTCGACGTGCCCCATCACGGTGACGACCGGCGGGCGCGGACGCAGCGTCGCCGGGTCGACCTCCTCCTCGTCCTCGGCGAAGTAGCGCGCCTGGAGGGCGGCCTCCTGCTCCTCGCCCGGGTCGACGAGCTTGATGCGCGCGCCGAGCTCGGCCGCGAACAGCTCGATCATGTCGTCGGTGAGCGACTGGGTAGCAGTCACCACCTCCCCCTGGAGGAAGAGGAAGCGGATGACGTCGCCGGCCGAACGGTTCAGCTTCGGCCCGAGCTCCTGGGGCGTGCAGCCGCGCTCGATGATCACCTCGCCCTCGGGCACCGGGGCGTTCGAGGGCGTGTAGGTCGCGACCTGGATCGGCTCGAGCTCCTCGGTGACGCGGCGCCGGCGCTTGGCCCGTCGCTGCGGCGGGCGGCCGCGACCTGCCAGTCCGCCCCGCCCGCCCGGGGGCGGGCCCCCGACGCCGAGCGCGCGCCCACCCGCGGGCCGGCCGCCGAAGCCGGGCCGGCCCCCGCCGAAGCCGGGGCGACCCGTCCCGGCGGCGGGCCGGCCGCCGAAGCCGGGCCGGCCTCCGCCGGCCGGCGCGCCGAAGCGCCCGCCGGCGACGGGCCCGCGGCCCCCGAGACCTGGCGGGGGAGGGATCGGGCGCCCAGAGGGCGACCGGGGCGGGCCGCCCGGAGGCGGTGGGATCGGCTTGCCAGAGGTGCTGAGCAGCGGACGACGCGCTGGCGGGGGGCCCGACTCGGGCGTGGGGCCCGGGCGCGGCGCCGGCGGCCGACCGGACTCGCCCGGTCCGGGTCGCCCCGGGACCGCGGGACGCGTCGGTGGCGCGGCGCCGCGCTGGGCGATCGTGCGCGCGTGCTCGGCGAGCTCGCTGGCCGGCCGGCTGCGCACGACGCGGTGCTCCGCCGGCGGCACCTCGGCCGGCGGTCTCACGCCGGCCGTCGGCGGCTCGGGCTGGCGGGACGCGCCGGCAGGCTCGGAGACGGCTCGGGGGGCCGGCTCCTCCACCGGAGGCGTCTTGCGGATGAGCCCGTCGCGCTCGGCGCGCCGGCGCACGCGGTCGCCCTGCGCGTCCTCGATCGAGGAGGAGTGGCTCTTCACCCCGATCCCGAGCTCGAGGCACAGGTCGAGCGCTTCCTTGTTCGTGAGCCCGAGCTCGCGGGCGAGCTCGTAGACCCGGATCTTCTTCGCCAACAGCAGTCCCTTCCAGCGAGACGCGACGCGCCTCCGGCAGCGCTCCCGCCGCCTCCCTATCCTCGCACACCCGGGCGGAGGCCGTGCCCGGGCCTACGTGAGCGCCTGGGCGAGGCGTGCCGCCGCGTCCTCGGGCAGCGGCACGCGCAGGGCGCGGGCGAGCGCGCCGCCGCGCAGGGCCCCCTCGAGGCACGCGGGCGAGCCGGTGCACAGCCAGGCGCCCCGGCCCGGCTGGCCCCGCCCGACCACGAGGGTACCGGGCGCGGGGGACGAGACGCGCACGAGCTCGTCCGCCGGCCGGCGCCGCCGGCAGCCGACGCAGGTGCGCAGCGGTGCCCGGCCGGCTACGACGGCGCTCCTTCGTCGGCACCCGGCACGACCGCTTCGGTCTCGGCCGCCGCCGGCTCGGCGGGCGCCTCCCCGGCGTCGCCGGCGCGGGGCGAGCCGCCGGCTTGGACCCACTGCTCCATCGAGACCGCGGGGCCGCCGCCCGCGGGCTGGAAGACCATCTCGCCGGCCTCGCCCTCGACCCACTCGCCCTCGGCCCAGCCGTCGGCGGTGAGGCCCGCCTCCTCCTCGGCGAGCTGCGACTCGCTCTTGATGTCGATCCGCCAGCCGGTGAGGCGCGCCGCGAGGCGCGCGTTCTGGCCCTCCTTGCCGATCGCGAGGGAGAGCTGGTAGTCGTGCACGATCACCGTCGCCGTCCCGGTCTCCTCGTCGAGGCGGACCTCCTTCACCCTCGCCGGCTGCAGGGCGCGGGCGACGAACTCGGCCGGGTCGTCGGAGTAGGGCACGATGTCGACCTTCTCGCCCCGCAGCTCGTTCGTCACCATGCGGACGCGCGCGCCGCGCGCCCCGACGCAGGCCCCGACCGGGTCGACGTTCGGGTCGTTCGACCAGACCGCGATCTTCGTTCGGTGGCCGGGCTCGCGCGCGCAGGCCTTGATCTCCACGACGCCGTTGGAGATCTCGGGCACCTCGAGCTCGAAGAGCCGCTTGATGAGGCCCGGGTGCGAGCGGGAGACGACGATCTGGGGGCCCTTCGTCGTCTTGCGGACCTCGACGATGTAGGCCTTGAGGCGCGCGCCGTGCTCGTAGCGCTCGTAGGGGACCTGCTCCGCCTGCGGCAGGAGTGCCTCCACCCTGCCCAGGTCGAGCAGGGTGTAGCGGTTGTCGCTCTGCTGGATGATCCCCGTGACGATGTCGCCCTCGCGCCCGGCGTACTCCTCGTACTTGAGGTCGCGCTCGGCTTCCCGGATGCGCTGGAGGATGACCTGCTTGGCCGCCTGCGCGGCGATGCGGCCGAAGTCGTGGGGCGTGTCGTCCCACTCGCGCACGACGTTGCCCTCCTCGTCGAGCTCCTGGCCGTAGACGCGGATCTCCCCGGAGTCGGAGTCGATCGTGACGAACGCCTCCTCCGCGGCGTTCGGCAGGCGCTTGTAGGCGGCCACGAGCGCGTTGGCGAGCGCCTCGAGGAGGGTGTCGACGGCGATCCCCTTGTCGCGCGCGATCTGCTGGAGCGCGTCCAGGAACTCGAAGTTCGTGCTCATCTCGTCGTCGCCCTTCTCCCGGTGGCGGACGGCGCCTCGCCGACCGCCTCTCGCCGCGCGGGGGCGCGGCGCTCCTTGCGAAGCGCCGACCGCCAGTCGAACACCGTGCGCGCCCGCTCGATCTCGCTGTAGGTGAGGCGGCGCTCCCCGGCCGGTCCGGCGACGACCACCGCCTCCTCGCCGGCCGCCACGAGCACCCCCTCGACGCGGCGCTCCCCGGGTGTGCCGGGGACCGTGCGCAGCGCGACCTGCTCGCCGACGGCCCGGGCGAAGTGCTCGGGGCGGCGCAGCCGGCGCTCGAGGCCTGGGCTCGTCACCTCGAGCTCGTAGGGCCCGGGCGGCGCGAGCTCGTCCCGGGCGTCGAGCAGACGCGAGATCGCCCGGGACGCCTCGGCGATGGTGTCGAGGTCGAGCCCGGCGCGCCCCTCGACGGTGACCTGCAGCGTGCGGCCGTGGAGCTCCACGTCGAAGAGCTCGAGGTCGAGCGGCGCGAGCACCGGGCCGAGCGCCCTGGCGAGATCGTCCCAGCTCGCTCGCACCGCACCTCCTCGCCGGTCCCGACGCCTCCTCCGGCGCCACGCGCCGGTGCCCACCTCGCAGGTTCGCACGGCCGCCCAAAAAATCAAGAACGTGGGCACCCGCCCACGTTCCCGCACCTTCGGAAGGCCGCTGAACTGCGCCCGAGTATAGCAGCGCCTCGTCCGGCCCGCCGGGGCGTCCCCGGCGCCACGAACCCTGGTTCCGACCGGCGCGGCGCGGTAGAACGAGCGGTAGCGCGAGCGTCCACGCTCGTGGCCCCGGCGTGGCGGGTCGGAGCGGCAACAACCGACGGGCGACGCGGCGTCTCCTGCCGTGCGGCGGAAACGAGGAGGTCACGGCGTGGGCGGGACCGACGGCGTGGGCGGCCGGCGCGTCAGGCCAGGCAGCGAGCGGGAGCGGACCTCGCTGCGCGAGGAGCAGGCTGCTCGCCTCGCGGCGGCCTTCGTCGCGCGCCCCGGCGCACGCTGGAGCGCCCCGCCCATCCTCTACGAGCTCGGGCCCGACGACGTCGTCCTGCGCTCGTGGCAGGCGCTGCGCCCGGCGGCCGGCGGCGGCGAGGCGCTGTTCGACGGGACCTGGCGGCTCTCGCGGCGCGACCTCGCCGCGCACCGGGCGCACGAGGCCGCACCGGCGCTCGCCGCGCTGGTCGCCGCGGGCACG of Acidimicrobiales bacterium contains these proteins:
- a CDS encoding YlxR family protein, with amino-acid sequence MGPSRRLAPRRRRRGGARRAGGGRDRSGRAGCRRRSAVVAGRAPLRTCVGCRRRRPADELVRVSSPAPGTLVVGRGQPGRGAWLCTGSPACLEGALRGGALARALRVPLPEDAAARLAQALT
- the infB gene encoding translation initiation factor IF-2, which gives rise to MAKKIRVYELARELGLTNKEALDLCLELGIGVKSHSSSIEDAQGDRVRRRAERDGLIRKTPPVEEPAPRAVSEPAGASRQPEPPTAGVRPPAEVPPAEHRVVRSRPASELAEHARTIAQRGAAPPTRPAVPGRPGPGESGRPPAPRPGPTPESGPPPARRPLLSTSGKPIPPPPGGPPRSPSGRPIPPPPGLGGRGPVAGGRFGAPAGGGRPGFGGRPAAGTGRPGFGGGRPGFGGRPAGGRALGVGGPPPGGRGGLAGRGRPPQRRAKRRRRVTEELEPIQVATYTPSNAPVPEGEVIIERGCTPQELGPKLNRSAGDVIRFLFLQGEVVTATQSLTDDMIELFAAELGARIKLVDPGEEQEAALQARYFAEDEEEVDPATLRPRPPVVTVMGHVDHGKTLLLDRIRQTNVAAGEAGGITQHIGAYQVERDGHVITFIDTPGHEAFTAMRARGAQVTDIVVLVVAADDGVMPQTIEAINHARAADVPIVVALNKIDREDADPTRVLQQLSEQGLVPEAWGGDTITVEVSALQGIGIDDLLDHLAALAEVLELKASPEGRARATVLEANLDVGRGPVASVIVRSGTLRVGDPIVAGSAWGRVKALIDDRGDQVKEAVPSMPVEVLGLSSPPTAGDELRVTTDLSVARTIAEARAQRARTAGYGQAPSAPGAGARLEDLFEQIQRGESATLTLVLKADVQGSLEAVTESLRRLEREEVKIAFVHRGVGGITEGDVQLAAASNATIIGFNVRPGRGVRELAEAHDVEIRTYEIIYKLIEDIEAAMVGMLAPEYEEVVTGEAEVREVFRVPRVGAVAGCYVRSGTIARGSKVRFLRDGVVIWKGTIASLRRFKEDVREVAAGFECGVGLSDFQDLHQGDLIETYEEREVPRT
- the nusA gene encoding transcription termination factor NusA, producing the protein MSTNFEFLDALQQIARDKGIAVDTLLEALANALVAAYKRLPNAAEEAFVTIDSDSGEIRVYGQELDEEGNVVREWDDTPHDFGRIAAQAAKQVILQRIREAERDLKYEEYAGREGDIVTGIIQQSDNRYTLLDLGRVEALLPQAEQVPYERYEHGARLKAYIVEVRKTTKGPQIVVSRSHPGLIKRLFELEVPEISNGVVEIKACAREPGHRTKIAVWSNDPNVDPVGACVGARGARVRMVTNELRGEKVDIVPYSDDPAEFVARALQPARVKEVRLDEETGTATVIVHDYQLSLAIGKEGQNARLAARLTGWRIDIKSESQLAEEEAGLTADGWAEGEWVEGEAGEMVFQPAGGGPAVSMEQWVQAGGSPRAGDAGEAPAEPAAAETEAVVPGADEGAPS
- the truB gene encoding tRNA pseudouridine(55) synthase TruB is translated as MAHRRAGAADPDGVVVVDKPGGWTSHDVVARARSRLGCRRAGHAGTLDPGATGVLVVGVGRATRLLRFASALEKSYTGELVLGVATSTLDATGEVVATYDMAGVTPAEVAEAAARLTGQLLQVPPMVSALKVGGRRLYSLARAGIEVERQPRRVHVARFAVAAADEPGVYAFEVTCSSGTYVRSLVADLGASLGGGAHLRCLRRVAVGRFTLEGAVALEDLSAAHLEPPSALVAHLPALAVDDDVAGALRHGRVLERRALKAVGDGPWALYGPEGGLLAVYERLGRDRAKPAVVLAGPAGPAAGAGSLGRPWT
- a CDS encoding ribosome-binding factor A, producing the protein MNALLHEVVAEELERRADSDERLRLLTVTGVACEPDLRHAAVYLASIPPASAEALALCRRALQQAIGRQLRLRRVPVLEFRVDPAIVAGERVDAALRRVHRREAGG